In the genome of Actinomycetota bacterium, one region contains:
- a CDS encoding type II toxin-antitoxin system PemK/MazF family toxin gives MVARGEVYWAELGPPVGRRPVCVLTRDAAIAVLQAVTCAPVTTTLRGIRSELQIGPTEGMTQTCAISCDNLLTIPKALLDARPVGRLDEARRAHLDRALRYALDIRY, from the coding sequence GTGGTAGCCAGGGGTGAGGTCTACTGGGCCGAGCTGGGACCACCTGTCGGCCGCAGACCCGTCTGCGTCCTGACACGGGATGCCGCCATCGCCGTGCTGCAGGCAGTCACCTGCGCGCCGGTCACGACCACCCTGCGGGGTATCCGCTCCGAACTGCAGATCGGTCCCACTGAAGGCATGACGCAGACGTGCGCGATCTCCTGCGACAACCTCCTCACCATCCCGAAGGCCTTGCTCGACGCAAGACCGGTGGGCAGGTTGGACGAGGCCCGCCGTGCTCATTTGGACCGGGCTCTCCGCTATGCCCTCGATATCCGTTATTGA
- a CDS encoding phosphoribosylaminoimidazolesuccinocarboxamide synthase: MNAAITSVSLPLPHLATGKVRELFDLDADHLLFVASDRISAYDVVMPQGIPDKGRLLTGMSIFWFGATSDICPNHYVPTPLEDLPRAAREDLAALGGRHMVVRRLEMLPVEFVVRGYLVGSGWKDYKRTGAVCGIALPPGMREAEQLPEPIFTPATKATVGHDENISEAQAADLCPPGTLKIARDYAVGVYRRAADYARNRGIILADTKFEFGVDPASGEVTLADEVLTPDSSRFWPADRWEPGSNPPSLDKQYLRDWLDAADWDHSPPAPDLPPDVVERTRAGYVEAYERLTGRTFDA, translated from the coding sequence ATGAACGCCGCCATCACCTCCGTCTCGCTGCCGCTGCCCCACCTCGCCACCGGCAAGGTCCGTGAGCTGTTCGACCTCGACGCCGACCACCTCCTCTTCGTCGCCTCCGACCGCATCTCGGCCTACGACGTCGTCATGCCGCAGGGCATCCCGGACAAGGGCCGCCTGCTGACCGGCATGAGCATCTTCTGGTTCGGGGCGACCTCCGACATCTGCCCCAACCACTACGTCCCCACCCCGCTCGAGGACCTCCCCCGGGCGGCGCGCGAGGACCTCGCCGCCCTGGGCGGCCGCCACATGGTGGTGCGCCGGCTCGAGATGCTGCCGGTCGAGTTCGTCGTGCGGGGCTACCTTGTCGGCTCGGGCTGGAAGGACTACAAACGCACCGGTGCGGTGTGCGGCATCGCCCTGCCCCCCGGCATGCGGGAGGCCGAGCAGCTCCCCGAGCCCATCTTCACGCCGGCCACCAAGGCGACCGTCGGCCACGACGAGAACATCAGCGAGGCCCAGGCCGCCGACCTCTGCCCGCCCGGCACCCTGAAGATCGCCCGGGACTACGCCGTCGGGGTCTACCGCCGGGCGGCGGACTATGCCCGCAACCGGGGCATCATCCTGGCCGACACCAAGTTCGAGTTCGGGGTGGACCCGGCATCCGGTGAGGTGACCCTGGCCGACGAGGTCCTGACCCCCGACTCCTCCCGCTTCTGGCCCGCCGACCGGTGGGAGCCGGGCTCGAACCCGCCGTCGCTCGACAAGCAGTACCTGCGGGACTGGCTGGACGCTGCCGACTGGGACCACAGCCCGCCGGCGCCCGACCTGCCGCCGGACGTGGTGGAGCGCACCCGGGCGGGCTACGTGGAGGCCTACGAGCGCCTCACGGGCCGGACCTTCGACGCGTAG
- the purB gene encoding adenylosuccinate lyase — translation MIERYTRPEMAAVWSEDAKLGHWLRIEILAVEARVIKGEVPAGDLAEIKARAAFDLTRVAEIERVTRHDVAAFLDNVAENVGPAARHLHYGMTSSDVLDTGLALQLVAAADLLLAGVRAARDTAAALARRYAGVPMVARTHGIHAEPTSFGLKAAGWAFELDRGRERLIRARETVAVGKLSGVVGTYSQLPPDIEEYVCERLGLAPDPVSTQVISRDRHAEYAAALAGVAASIERIFTEIRHLARTEVREVEESFAEGAQKGSSAMPHKRNPWRAERLCGLARVVRAGVVPAYENVALWHERDISHSSVERVFLPDACMALDFMLAEATELLATLGVFPERMLANLEASGGVVFSQSVLLALIDAGLSRDHAYRIVQESAMAAWREGTHLRDVLRTSAAGELLTPEQIDACFDPSRYLRHAGPVIDRLESFDGT, via the coding sequence TTGATCGAGCGCTACACACGCCCGGAGATGGCCGCGGTCTGGAGTGAGGACGCCAAGCTCGGGCACTGGCTGCGCATCGAGATCCTGGCGGTGGAGGCCCGGGTCATCAAGGGCGAGGTCCCGGCCGGGGACCTCGCCGAGATCAAAGCGCGGGCGGCGTTCGATCTCACCCGGGTAGCCGAGATCGAGCGGGTCACCCGCCACGACGTCGCCGCCTTCTTGGACAATGTCGCCGAGAACGTGGGCCCCGCCGCCCGCCACCTGCACTACGGGATGACCTCGTCCGATGTCCTCGACACCGGGCTCGCCCTCCAGCTGGTGGCCGCTGCCGATCTCCTCCTGGCCGGCGTCCGGGCGGCGCGCGACACCGCCGCCGCCCTCGCCCGGCGCTACGCCGGCGTCCCGATGGTGGCCCGCACCCACGGGATCCACGCCGAGCCCACCAGCTTCGGCCTGAAGGCCGCCGGCTGGGCGTTCGAGCTGGACCGGGGCCGGGAGCGCCTGATCCGTGCCCGGGAGACCGTGGCGGTGGGCAAGCTCTCCGGCGTGGTCGGCACCTACAGCCAGCTCCCGCCCGACATCGAGGAGTACGTCTGCGAGCGCCTCGGCCTCGCGCCCGACCCGGTCTCCACCCAGGTGATCTCCCGGGACCGCCACGCCGAGTACGCCGCCGCCCTCGCCGGGGTCGCCGCCTCGATCGAGCGCATCTTCACCGAGATCCGCCACCTGGCCCGCACCGAGGTCCGGGAGGTGGAGGAGTCGTTTGCCGAGGGCGCCCAGAAGGGCTCGTCCGCCATGCCCCACAAGCGCAACCCCTGGCGGGCGGAGCGCCTGTGCGGCCTGGCCCGGGTGGTGCGGGCCGGGGTCGTCCCCGCCTATGAGAACGTCGCCCTGTGGCACGAGCGCGACATCTCACACTCCTCGGTGGAGCGCGTGTTCCTGCCTGACGCCTGCATGGCGCTGGACTTCATGCTGGCCGAGGCCACCGAGCTCCTGGCGACGCTGGGCGTCTTCCCCGAGCGCATGCTGGCCAACCTGGAGGCCTCGGGCGGCGTGGTGTTCTCGCAGTCGGTGCTCCTGGCCCTCATCGACGCCGGGCTCAGCCGCGACCATGCCTACCGCATCGTGCAGGAGTCGGCGATGGCGGCCTGGCGGGAGGGCACCCACCTGCGCGACGTCCTGCGCACCTCCGCCGCCGGCGAGCTGCTCACCCCCGAGCAGATCGATGCCTGCTTCGACCCGTCCCGCTACCTGCGCCACGCCGGACCGGTCATCGACCGGCTGGAGAGCTTCGATGGAACCTAG
- a CDS encoding CopG family transcriptional regulator, whose protein sequence is MGRREVLVQLDDELVARLDALARERGVSRSMLLREGALAVLAVSELAAADAQLQEAYRRQPQDPALIESAGRLARETAPPW, encoded by the coding sequence ATGGGGAGGCGGGAGGTGCTGGTTCAGCTCGACGACGAGCTTGTTGCCCGCCTCGACGCCTTAGCCCGTGAGAGGGGCGTGAGCCGGTCGATGCTCCTCCGGGAGGGCGCCCTAGCGGTTCTGGCGGTAAGCGAACTGGCCGCCGCCGACGCGCAGCTCCAGGAGGCCTATCGCCGCCAACCCCAGGACCCGGCGCTCATTGAGAGCGCTGGGCGGCTGGCGAGGGAGACGGCGCCGCCGTGGTAG